One Caenibius sp. WL genomic window, CGCGCCGTGGGGATCGATTTCGATACGCCTGCCCGCGCGGGCGATCCGCCGACGGGGCGCTGCCTGATCTTCGTGTCGCCCGATGGCCAGCGGACGATGAACACCTATCTCGGCGCATCGCAATTCCTGCCCGCCGCCGTACTTGACGATGCGGCGGTGGCCGAAGCCGCCGTGCTCTACCTCGAAGGCTATCTGTGGGATCCGGAAGAGCCCCGCGCCGCGATGAAGAAAGCGATTGCCGCCGCCCGCGCCGCCGGGCGCAAAGTGGCTTTCACACTGTCGGATGCGTTCGTGATCGATCGCCATGGCGACGATTTCCGTGCGCTGATCGAAGCCGGACAGATCGATATCCTGTTCGCCAACATGGTTGAGCTCGCCGCGCTGACGGGGGAGGCCGATTTCGAAGCCGGTCTGGCCCTGCTGGCGCCCAAAGTGCCGGTGCTGGTGGTGACGCGCAGCGAAGACGGCGCTGTGGCGATCAGCGGCGGGGAACGGGCCGAAGTGGCGGCGGAACCGGTCGATGCGGTGATCGACACCACCGGCGCGGGCGATCTGTTCGCCGCCGGATTCCTGGCCGGGCATGTGCGCGGGGAAAGCCTTGAACGCAGCCTCGCCATGGGCGCGCTCGCGGCGGGGGAGATCATTGCGCACTATGGCGCACGGCCGGAAGCCGATCTCAAGGCACTGTTCGCCCAGCGGTTCGGTTGAACGGATAGCAGGCGGCCCATTCTTTCACGAAGGGCCGCCTCCGTGTGGGCGATGTCAGCCGGTCGCCTGTTCCCGCGCCACTTCGCGCCAGCCGATGTCGCGGCGGCAGAAGCCTTCAGGGAAGCTGAGCGCATCGACCGCCGTGTAAGCGGCTGCCTGCGCCTCGGTCACATTGGCGCCGCGAGCGGTGACGTTGAGCACGCGCCCGCCATTGGCCACCAGCCTACCGTCCGCCGCCAATGCAGTGCCCGCGTGGAAGACGTTCGCACCCGTGGCTTCGGCCGCGTCAATCCCGCCGATTGCACCGCCCTTCTTGGGCGTGCCGGGGTAGCCTTCCGCTGCCATCACCACCGTCAGTGCGGTATCGGAAGAAAAGCGGGGCGAAGGAAGCGAGGCCAGGCGGTTTTCCGCGCAGGCCAGCAACAGTTCGCCCAGATCGTCTTCCAGCCGCATCATCAGCACCTGGCATTCGGGATCGCCGAAGCGGCAATTGTATTCGATCAGCTTGGGCCCTTCGGCAGTCAGCATCAGCCCGGCATAGAGCACGCCCGAATAGGGCATGCCTTCGTTGGTCATCGCGTGGACGGTGGGGCCGATGATCCGCTGGATCACTT contains:
- a CDS encoding adenosine kinase encodes the protein MSAPRYDVLAIGNAIVDVMAPCEDDLIEELGMARGGMTLVDTDRARELYDAMGPAREVSGGSAANTLAGLSAIGLQCAFIGQVANDQLGDVFAHDIRAVGIDFDTPARAGDPPTGRCLIFVSPDGQRTMNTYLGASQFLPAAVLDDAAVAEAAVLYLEGYLWDPEEPRAAMKKAIAAARAAGRKVAFTLSDAFVIDRHGDDFRALIEAGQIDILFANMVELAALTGEADFEAGLALLAPKVPVLVVTRSEDGAVAISGGERAEVAAEPVDAVIDTTGAGDLFAAGFLAGHVRGESLERSLAMGALAAGEIIAHYGARPEADLKALFAQRFG